The following coding sequences lie in one Arachis hypogaea cultivar Tifrunner chromosome 9, arahy.Tifrunner.gnm2.J5K5, whole genome shotgun sequence genomic window:
- the LOC112712394 gene encoding uncharacterized protein isoform X1, which yields MMMTTTTKTLKGASKMRGLSLLLGLCNFFILLIGAYLIFQIHSLCRPRFLPPFAIVSVAALLRLLLMLRTALAQQVAAQFILNSPSDASTDSLLRLHRREKYKKWLWWSRCTSVFTVIQFVCAGYLLIKSPAYLSTDSACPLAMEWKSQLWKQRLLSFFMIMVSFVAVLQCFAGSDVLRWRSFYESQDDAWKCHYREVFDNGIRETLCCLGRVKYLSALEEDEVYSVARLLGDLVAYRATGTGHMELLAGLTLLQSQENSSESYEDAIEPPEAKMREAAALHKFAEAAYTGPLLDLGRNPFLFPCAWLYRQGILSPWSRNSRPVLEGDNWWRGHAAAFLKYVNLPPEVLRQGRVSQFKCQAAYFIVVLHHLRTVVITIRGTETPEDLITDGLCKECTLSTKDLAGLTNCSHIPSNIKKIVTSSFPHHAHSGIVEAARELFMQIEGNADIHGTESYGLLSQLLGVGCECYGYNIRIVGHSLGGAIAALLGLQLYSRYPNLHVYSFGPLPCVDFVVANACSEFITSIIYGNEFSSRLSIGSVMRLRAAAITSLSQDPKADSAMIFRLAHRFLNVSNYQRNKSEAEDQPDYYSGSNVQENLNHQICKSQCETDERGSKKQDAEKPKRERAVAAEHCQYANPFDSEEGNECGEYTLWADTKGKDHIVEIDNAELTNPFATDASSVDDPVTQFIDTVPSSKSHSDSDPPEMYLPGLVIHIIPVQNKPQTSIKPWRIGGSGRSYKAYLASRENFKDIIVSPSMFLDHLPWRCHDALKKLMKSVDD from the exons atgatgatgacgacgacgaCGAAGACATTGAAAGGTGCGAGCAAGATGAGAGGCTTGAGCCTCCTCTTAGGACTCTGCAACTTCTTTATCCTCCTCATTGGTGCCTACCTCATCTTCCAAATCCACTCCCTCTGCCGCCCCCGTTTCCTCCCTCCTTTCGCCATCGTCTCCGTCGCCGCCCTCCTCCGCCTCTTACTCATGCTCCGCACCGCCCTCGCCCAACAGGTCGCCGCGCAATTCATCCTCAACTCCCCCTCCGACGCCTCCACCGACTCTCTTCTCCGCCTCCATCGCCGCGAAAAGTACAAGAAATGGCTTTGGTGGAGTCGCTGCACATCCGTCTTCACCGTGATTCAGTTCGTCTGCGCCGGTTACCTCTTAATCAAGTCTCCTGCCTATTTATCCACCGATTCTGCTTGTCCTTTAG CGATGGAATGGAAATCGCAGTTGTGGAAGCAGAGGCTGCTCTCTTTCTTCATGATCATGGTGAGTTTTGTCGCCGTACTGCAGTGTTTTGCAGGATCTGATGTTCTCAGATGGAGATCTTTCTATGAATCACAAGATGATGCTTGGAAATGCCATTATAGGGAGGTATTCGACAATGGCATTCGCGAAACCTTGTGTTGTCTCGGCCGGGTTAAATACTT GAGTGCATTGGAAGAGGATGAGGTCTATTCAGTGGCACGATTACTAGGCGATCTTGTTGCTTATCGAGCTACGGGAACTGGCCATATGGAACTCTTGGCAG GTTTAACATTACTTCAAAGCCAAGAGAACTCTTCAGAATCCTATGAAGATGCCATAGAACCACCAGAGGCGAAAATGAGGGAGGCTGCAGCTCTTCATAAATTTGCTGAAGCTGCATATACA GGTCCATTGCTTGATTTGGGACGAAATCCTTTCCTATTTCCATGTGCATGGCTCTATAGACAAGGGATTTTATCTCCTTGGTCACGCAATAG CCGACCCGTATTGGAGGGCGATAACTGGTGGCGAGGTCATGCAGCAGCATTTTTAAAGTATGTTAATTTGCCTCCAGAAGTGCTCAGACAAGGGCGAGTCAGCCAG TTCAAGTGTCAAGCTGCATACTTTATTGTGGTTCTGCATCATCTGAGGACTGTAGTAATTACTATACGTGGAACTGAAACTCCTGAGGACCTAATAACTGATGGGTTATGCAAGGAATGCACCCTTTCTACAAAAGACTTGGCTGGTTTGACTAA CTGCAGCCACATTCCTTCCAATATAAAGAAAATTGTTACTTCATCTTTCCCACATCATGCACATTCTGGTATAGTGGAGGCTGCACGTGAGCTTTTTATGCAGATTGAAGGAAATGCTGATATACACG GCACTGAATCTTATGGGCTTCTTTCTCAATTACTTGGAGTTGGTTGTGAGTGCTATGGGTATAACATTCGCATAGTTGGGCATTCGCTTGGGGGTGCTATAGCAGCATTACTTGGATTGCAA CTTTATAGTCGATACCCTAACCTGCATGTTTATTCATTTGGGCCACTCCCATGTGTGGATTTTGTTGTGGCAAATGCTTGCTCAGAATTTATAACAAG CATTATATATGGAAATGAATTTTCATCACGCCTTTCAATCGGATCTGTTATGAGGCTAAGGGCAGCTGCAATCACATCACTGTCGCAAGATCCTAAAGCAGATAGTGCCATGATTTTCAGGCTTGCCCATCGGTTTCTGAATGTAAGCAACTATCAGAGAAATAAATCTGAGGCAGAGGATCAACCTGATTATTATTCAGGGTCCAATGTTCAGGAAAATCTAAACCATCAAATCTGCAAAAGCCAGTGTGAGACTGACGAAAGAG GTAGTAAGAAACAAGACGCTGAGAAACCCAAAAGGGAGCGTGCTGTTGCAGCTGAGCATTGCCAATATGCAAATCCTTTTGACTCTGAAGAAG GCAATGAGTGTGGAGAATATACGCTCTGGGCTGACACCAAGGGAAAGGACCATATTGTTGAAATTGATAATGCTGAACTTACAAATCCTTTTGCTACAGATGCAAGTTCAGTTGATGATCCAGTGACTCAGTTTATAGACACTGTTCCAAGTTCTAAATCGCATTCTGATAGTGATCCCCCGGAAATGTATCTGCCAGGACTTGTCATTCATATTATACCTGTACAGAATAAACCTCAAACTTCAATTAAGCCATGGCGAATTGGGGGTTCAGGAAGATCTTATAAAGCTTACTTAGCAAGCAGAGAGAACTTCAAAGATATTATTGTTTCACCATCCATGTTCCTTGACCATCTCCCCTGGAG ATGTCATGATGCGTTGAAAAAGTTAATGAAATCTGTAGATGATTAA
- the LOC112712394 gene encoding uncharacterized protein isoform X3, translating into MEWKSQLWKQRLLSFFMIMVSFVAVLQCFAGSDVLRWRSFYESQDDAWKCHYREVFDNGIRETLCCLGRVKYLSALEEDEVYSVARLLGDLVAYRATGTGHMELLAGLTLLQSQENSSESYEDAIEPPEAKMREAAALHKFAEAAYTGPLLDLGRNPFLFPCAWLYRQGILSPWSRNSRPVLEGDNWWRGHAAAFLKYVNLPPEVLRQGRVSQFKCQAAYFIVVLHHLRTVVITIRGTETPEDLITDGLCKECTLSTKDLAGLTNCSHIPSNIKKIVTSSFPHHAHSGIVEAARELFMQIEGNADIHGTESYGLLSQLLGVGCECYGYNIRIVGHSLGGAIAALLGLQLYSRYPNLHVYSFGPLPCVDFVVANACSEFITSIIYGNEFSSRLSIGSVMRLRAAAITSLSQDPKADSAMIFRLAHRFLNVSNYQRNKSEAEDQPDYYSGSNVQENLNHQICKSQCETDERGSKKQDAEKPKRERAVAAEHCQYANPFDSEEGNECGEYTLWADTKGKDHIVEIDNAELTNPFATDASSVDDPVTQFIDTVPSSKSHSDSDPPEMYLPGLVIHIIPVQNKPQTSIKPWRIGGSGRSYKAYLASRENFKDIIVSPSMFLDHLPWRCHDALKKLMKSVDD; encoded by the exons ATGGAATGGAAATCGCAGTTGTGGAAGCAGAGGCTGCTCTCTTTCTTCATGATCATGGTGAGTTTTGTCGCCGTACTGCAGTGTTTTGCAGGATCTGATGTTCTCAGATGGAGATCTTTCTATGAATCACAAGATGATGCTTGGAAATGCCATTATAGGGAGGTATTCGACAATGGCATTCGCGAAACCTTGTGTTGTCTCGGCCGGGTTAAATACTT GAGTGCATTGGAAGAGGATGAGGTCTATTCAGTGGCACGATTACTAGGCGATCTTGTTGCTTATCGAGCTACGGGAACTGGCCATATGGAACTCTTGGCAG GTTTAACATTACTTCAAAGCCAAGAGAACTCTTCAGAATCCTATGAAGATGCCATAGAACCACCAGAGGCGAAAATGAGGGAGGCTGCAGCTCTTCATAAATTTGCTGAAGCTGCATATACA GGTCCATTGCTTGATTTGGGACGAAATCCTTTCCTATTTCCATGTGCATGGCTCTATAGACAAGGGATTTTATCTCCTTGGTCACGCAATAG CCGACCCGTATTGGAGGGCGATAACTGGTGGCGAGGTCATGCAGCAGCATTTTTAAAGTATGTTAATTTGCCTCCAGAAGTGCTCAGACAAGGGCGAGTCAGCCAG TTCAAGTGTCAAGCTGCATACTTTATTGTGGTTCTGCATCATCTGAGGACTGTAGTAATTACTATACGTGGAACTGAAACTCCTGAGGACCTAATAACTGATGGGTTATGCAAGGAATGCACCCTTTCTACAAAAGACTTGGCTGGTTTGACTAA CTGCAGCCACATTCCTTCCAATATAAAGAAAATTGTTACTTCATCTTTCCCACATCATGCACATTCTGGTATAGTGGAGGCTGCACGTGAGCTTTTTATGCAGATTGAAGGAAATGCTGATATACACG GCACTGAATCTTATGGGCTTCTTTCTCAATTACTTGGAGTTGGTTGTGAGTGCTATGGGTATAACATTCGCATAGTTGGGCATTCGCTTGGGGGTGCTATAGCAGCATTACTTGGATTGCAA CTTTATAGTCGATACCCTAACCTGCATGTTTATTCATTTGGGCCACTCCCATGTGTGGATTTTGTTGTGGCAAATGCTTGCTCAGAATTTATAACAAG CATTATATATGGAAATGAATTTTCATCACGCCTTTCAATCGGATCTGTTATGAGGCTAAGGGCAGCTGCAATCACATCACTGTCGCAAGATCCTAAAGCAGATAGTGCCATGATTTTCAGGCTTGCCCATCGGTTTCTGAATGTAAGCAACTATCAGAGAAATAAATCTGAGGCAGAGGATCAACCTGATTATTATTCAGGGTCCAATGTTCAGGAAAATCTAAACCATCAAATCTGCAAAAGCCAGTGTGAGACTGACGAAAGAG GTAGTAAGAAACAAGACGCTGAGAAACCCAAAAGGGAGCGTGCTGTTGCAGCTGAGCATTGCCAATATGCAAATCCTTTTGACTCTGAAGAAG GCAATGAGTGTGGAGAATATACGCTCTGGGCTGACACCAAGGGAAAGGACCATATTGTTGAAATTGATAATGCTGAACTTACAAATCCTTTTGCTACAGATGCAAGTTCAGTTGATGATCCAGTGACTCAGTTTATAGACACTGTTCCAAGTTCTAAATCGCATTCTGATAGTGATCCCCCGGAAATGTATCTGCCAGGACTTGTCATTCATATTATACCTGTACAGAATAAACCTCAAACTTCAATTAAGCCATGGCGAATTGGGGGTTCAGGAAGATCTTATAAAGCTTACTTAGCAAGCAGAGAGAACTTCAAAGATATTATTGTTTCACCATCCATGTTCCTTGACCATCTCCCCTGGAG ATGTCATGATGCGTTGAAAAAGTTAATGAAATCTGTAGATGATTAA
- the LOC112712394 gene encoding uncharacterized protein isoform X2 has translation MMMTTTTKTLKGASKMRGLSLLLGLCNFFILLIGAYLIFQIHSLCRPRFLPPFAIVSVAALLRLLLMLRTALAQQVAAQFILNSPSDASTDSLLRLHRREKYKKWLWWSRCTSVFTVIQFVCAGYLLIKSPAYLSTDSACPLAMEWKSQLWKQRLLSFFMIMVSFVAVLQCFAGSDVLRWRSFYESQDDAWKCHYREVFDNGIRETLCCLGRVKYLSALEEDEVYSVARLLGDLVAYRATGTGHMELLAGLTLLQSQENSSESYEDAIEPPEAKMREAAALHKFAEAAYTGPLLDLGRNPFLFPCAWLYRQGILSPWSRNSRPVLEGDNWWRGHAAAFLKYVNLPPEVLRQGRVSQFKCQAAYFIVVLHHLRTVVITIRGTETPEDLITDGLCKECTLSTKDLAGLTNCSHIPSNIKKIVTSSFPHHAHSGIVEAARELFMQIEGNADIHGTESYGLLSQLLGVGCECYGYNIRIVGHSLGGAIAALLGLQLYSRYPNLHVYSFGPLPCVDFVVANACSEFITSIIYGNEFSSRLSIGSVMRLRAAAITSLSQDPKADSAMIFRLAHRFLNVSNYQRNKSEAEDQPDYYSGSNVQENLNHQICKSQCSKKQDAEKPKRERAVAAEHCQYANPFDSEEGNECGEYTLWADTKGKDHIVEIDNAELTNPFATDASSVDDPVTQFIDTVPSSKSHSDSDPPEMYLPGLVIHIIPVQNKPQTSIKPWRIGGSGRSYKAYLASRENFKDIIVSPSMFLDHLPWRCHDALKKLMKSVDD, from the exons atgatgatgacgacgacgaCGAAGACATTGAAAGGTGCGAGCAAGATGAGAGGCTTGAGCCTCCTCTTAGGACTCTGCAACTTCTTTATCCTCCTCATTGGTGCCTACCTCATCTTCCAAATCCACTCCCTCTGCCGCCCCCGTTTCCTCCCTCCTTTCGCCATCGTCTCCGTCGCCGCCCTCCTCCGCCTCTTACTCATGCTCCGCACCGCCCTCGCCCAACAGGTCGCCGCGCAATTCATCCTCAACTCCCCCTCCGACGCCTCCACCGACTCTCTTCTCCGCCTCCATCGCCGCGAAAAGTACAAGAAATGGCTTTGGTGGAGTCGCTGCACATCCGTCTTCACCGTGATTCAGTTCGTCTGCGCCGGTTACCTCTTAATCAAGTCTCCTGCCTATTTATCCACCGATTCTGCTTGTCCTTTAG CGATGGAATGGAAATCGCAGTTGTGGAAGCAGAGGCTGCTCTCTTTCTTCATGATCATGGTGAGTTTTGTCGCCGTACTGCAGTGTTTTGCAGGATCTGATGTTCTCAGATGGAGATCTTTCTATGAATCACAAGATGATGCTTGGAAATGCCATTATAGGGAGGTATTCGACAATGGCATTCGCGAAACCTTGTGTTGTCTCGGCCGGGTTAAATACTT GAGTGCATTGGAAGAGGATGAGGTCTATTCAGTGGCACGATTACTAGGCGATCTTGTTGCTTATCGAGCTACGGGAACTGGCCATATGGAACTCTTGGCAG GTTTAACATTACTTCAAAGCCAAGAGAACTCTTCAGAATCCTATGAAGATGCCATAGAACCACCAGAGGCGAAAATGAGGGAGGCTGCAGCTCTTCATAAATTTGCTGAAGCTGCATATACA GGTCCATTGCTTGATTTGGGACGAAATCCTTTCCTATTTCCATGTGCATGGCTCTATAGACAAGGGATTTTATCTCCTTGGTCACGCAATAG CCGACCCGTATTGGAGGGCGATAACTGGTGGCGAGGTCATGCAGCAGCATTTTTAAAGTATGTTAATTTGCCTCCAGAAGTGCTCAGACAAGGGCGAGTCAGCCAG TTCAAGTGTCAAGCTGCATACTTTATTGTGGTTCTGCATCATCTGAGGACTGTAGTAATTACTATACGTGGAACTGAAACTCCTGAGGACCTAATAACTGATGGGTTATGCAAGGAATGCACCCTTTCTACAAAAGACTTGGCTGGTTTGACTAA CTGCAGCCACATTCCTTCCAATATAAAGAAAATTGTTACTTCATCTTTCCCACATCATGCACATTCTGGTATAGTGGAGGCTGCACGTGAGCTTTTTATGCAGATTGAAGGAAATGCTGATATACACG GCACTGAATCTTATGGGCTTCTTTCTCAATTACTTGGAGTTGGTTGTGAGTGCTATGGGTATAACATTCGCATAGTTGGGCATTCGCTTGGGGGTGCTATAGCAGCATTACTTGGATTGCAA CTTTATAGTCGATACCCTAACCTGCATGTTTATTCATTTGGGCCACTCCCATGTGTGGATTTTGTTGTGGCAAATGCTTGCTCAGAATTTATAACAAG CATTATATATGGAAATGAATTTTCATCACGCCTTTCAATCGGATCTGTTATGAGGCTAAGGGCAGCTGCAATCACATCACTGTCGCAAGATCCTAAAGCAGATAGTGCCATGATTTTCAGGCTTGCCCATCGGTTTCTGAATGTAAGCAACTATCAGAGAAATAAATCTGAGGCAGAGGATCAACCTGATTATTATTCAGGGTCCAATGTTCAGGAAAATCTAAACCATCAAATCTGCAAAAGCCAGT GTAGTAAGAAACAAGACGCTGAGAAACCCAAAAGGGAGCGTGCTGTTGCAGCTGAGCATTGCCAATATGCAAATCCTTTTGACTCTGAAGAAG GCAATGAGTGTGGAGAATATACGCTCTGGGCTGACACCAAGGGAAAGGACCATATTGTTGAAATTGATAATGCTGAACTTACAAATCCTTTTGCTACAGATGCAAGTTCAGTTGATGATCCAGTGACTCAGTTTATAGACACTGTTCCAAGTTCTAAATCGCATTCTGATAGTGATCCCCCGGAAATGTATCTGCCAGGACTTGTCATTCATATTATACCTGTACAGAATAAACCTCAAACTTCAATTAAGCCATGGCGAATTGGGGGTTCAGGAAGATCTTATAAAGCTTACTTAGCAAGCAGAGAGAACTTCAAAGATATTATTGTTTCACCATCCATGTTCCTTGACCATCTCCCCTGGAG ATGTCATGATGCGTTGAAAAAGTTAATGAAATCTGTAGATGATTAA
- the LOC112712396 gene encoding transcription factor bHLH128 codes for MYQPSSSSSSSSQAHNSTVSEPALTRYGSAPGSLLRTAVDAVIAGGAGGPRHPHPLMPTGSHYFSGESSESTSKVNDSSKDHNLHRSYGLQQDAFAGSSSSSSSLLRQRSSPAGFLSHLADNAGGGGGGGGGGFTITRGGGSSGGGNYGSNSGRLKSQMSFTGQDSLSQISEVSESVVVDASTSERAYAMDHCWDNSNSNSSSIVFSAPPSKRSKNIDGDILNCLTALDSQYSLPQTALEMATMEKLMHIPEDSVPCKIRAKRGCATHPRSIAERERRTRISGKLKKLQELVPNMDKQTSYADMLDLAVQHIKGLQTQVQKLHTELDNCTCGCKPSS; via the exons ATGTACCagccttcctcttcctcctcctcttcttctcagGCACACAACTCAACCGTTTCTGAACCAGCTTTGACCCGCTACGGTTCAGCCCCTGGCTCTCTCCTCCGCACAGCCGTCGATGCTGTCATAGCCGGAGGGGCTGGAGGCCCCCGACATCCTCATCCTCTCATGCCTACGGGATCCCACTACTTCTCCGGGGAGTCCTCCGAGTCCACCTCCAAAGTCAACGACAGTTCCAAAGATCATAACCTTCACAGATCGTACGGACTTCAGCAGGACGCCTTCGCCggatcctcctcttcctcttcctccttgcTCCGCCAGAGAAGCTCCCCCGCCGGCTTCCTCTCCCACCTTGCTGACAATGCTG GGGGAGGTGGAGGGGGAGGCGGGGGTGGGTTCACGATCACAAGAGGGGGTGGCAGCAGCGGAGGAGGAAACTACGGCTCTAACAGTGGGAGGTTGAAGTCTCAGATGAGCTTCACCGGGCAAGACTCTCTCTCTCAGATATCAGAGGTAAGCGAGAGTGTTGTGGTGGATGCATCCACTTCTGAGCGTGCTTATGCAATGGACCACTGCTGGGACAACTCTAACTCCAACTCCAGCTCCATTGTCTTCTCCGCCCCGCCCTCCAAACGCTCCAAAAATATTGACGGTGACATCCTAAATTGTCTCACTGCCTTAGACTCTCAG TATAGTCTGCCACAAACTGCTCTTGAAATGGCAACAATGGAGAAGCTAATGCACATTCCTGAAGACTCTGTCCCTTGTAAAATCCGTGCTAAGCGAGGCTGTGCCACTCACCCTCGCAGCATTGCAGAACGG GAGAGAAGAACTAGAATAAGTGGTAAGCTGAAGAAACTGCAGGAACTTGTACCCAATATGGATAAG CAAACAAGCTATGCAGACATGCTAGATTTGGCAGTTCAACATATTAAAGGTCTTCAAACTCAAGTCCAG AAGCTTCACACTGAACTTGACAATTGCACTTGTGGATGCAAACCAAGCTCATAA